A segment of the Filifactor alocis ATCC 35896 genome:
TCAACCGCCTGTACACGATAGAGATCCATGGGACGAAGTCCCGCTTTGGATTGAGCAACCATGGCAATCTCTCTTTTGTTGAGCATACACTCCTGACTTTCCGCATAGATTGCAAGCATATCCGGAACCAAAGCATACAGTAATTTTATCTGAAGATGAATGGTTTCCAACGGATTTTTTTGCACCTCCGTATACAAAACCAGTGCCGTATCTGACGAGGAGATTTCTCTTTCATCCTCTTTTGTAAAATATTTTCTTTGTAACTCAAAAATGATATCCGAATCAAATCCGTCCATAAACATATCGAAATCATACTCATTATCCTGATAAACAACTTTGAATGCAACAGAGTTCTCTTCTTCTGAATACTCGAATGCAACACACTTGACATCATCCAAAGAATCCAATCTCTCTCTTAAGTTCTCTTTAGAAAAATCTTCTTTCCCTTTTGGGTAAACACCTCTCATAATCGAAAATCTTTCCCATGGTTCCAAAGAGATACCACCCATCATCCTGTCACAAAGTTCAATCATCGCTATCGTATCTTCATCATCCGGCAAAAGCTCCAAAGCCTTTTCAAAATGTGCTTTTGCAGGTTGATATTGCTGAAGACCTTCGTACGCCATTCCCATTCTGTACTGATAATTATGATTGTCTGACAAATCCTGTTCCAACGGTTTCAGTATTTCAATTGCTCTGTTACAACACTCCTCTTCAATCATGCTATCAGCAGAACGATAAATCCAAACTCTGCCCAACTCACTTAAAAGCTCCGGTGTTCTCTCCTCTTCGGAAAGGCTCATTACCACTTCCTCAATCTTGTCAACTTCCCCTTCCTTAAACCATTTTTGGCATTGTTCCAATAATGTCATAGCATATCCTCCTTTTTCTCTATCATTAATGAAAGAAATCTCCCTTTCAAAAATATCTTCCTTTTGTACTTCATGCAGTGTATTCACCGATTCCAAAAAACTGCTTATCAGCTCATTTCATAGTATCCGTCAAACACAAATTTTTCCGGATGCGTTCTCACATACTCATCCTCATATACTCCCTCATAGTCATATACAAAGCTGTCCGCATCTTCAAATAAGTCCTCTATTTTTTCATCCTGCATCCATTCTTGCAACCTGTCACAACGCATATCTCTATCGTAAGGAATTCTGCCGCCGAAACAATCCGCAATTTTTTGTAAATTTGCTGCAAGTTCATTCATCCCGAACAACTGAAAGCCGTTCAATGTATCTTCCCAAACAATACCCGTGGAATTTTCAAGAAACTGCCAATGTCCTCCGTTGTTCACTTCCAAAAAATACCATGTCGTTGCCAAAAGATATCTCTGCTCCAATGTGAACGCCTCCGCCGATTTCAAATACTCTTCATAAGAACCGTAGATATCGACTCTCCAATACATCGGCTGTGTTATGTCCCAAGTATCATCTATGTTTTTCAAATCATCGACAGTAATTTTTTTGTAAACTTGTTCCATGTGCAATTCCAACCCCTTATCGCTTTCATCTCCTGATTTTATTCTTCCCGTATCCAAACACTTCTATTATTTCTTATTGAATATTTTACTATTATTCGATACAAAAATAAATATGTATGAAAAGATTGATATCTGTTCCGGACAAAAATTTAAAATATAAACAATAAATTCTTGACATATTTTGATGATATCCGTATAATGATACCATAATGTAAAAATGCGGAAATTGTCTGTACTTATGATATTCTGCATAATAAAGGAAGGTGGTGGATAAAATGAAGAGAACTTATCAACCTAAAAGAAGACAAAGAAAGAAAGTACATGGATTTAGAAAAAGAATGCAATCTGCAACCGGTAGAAATGTATTGAGAAGAAGAAGAGCAAAAGGCAGAAAAAGATTATCTGCGTAATAGAAAGGCCGCGTGTTGAGATGTGGCCTTTTTTTATTAGTTTTTATTAGTATTAAACATGAGGTACTGTATGATTTTTTCGAGTTTAAAAAAGAACGAAGACTTTCGAACCGTATACAACAGAGGCAAATCCTTTGCGAACAGACAGCTTGTATTCTACTATATGCCAAACAAATTGTCCGAGAACAGAGTCGGATTTTCTATTTCAAAAAAGTTTGGAAAAGCGGTGTATCGTAACAAGGCGCGCCGAAGATTGAAAGAAATCTTAAGAGCTTCCTCTTGTAAAAAACAAGGATACGACATGATTTTTATTGTTCGTCCCGGTGCAAAAGAGGCGGACTATGCAACTCTTGAAAAATCTGTAACTCATTTATTTCAAAAAACTGAGATGATTTAATGACAAAACTACTAAAAAAGATTATAATAGCATTGATTCGTTTTTACCAACTGGCTCTATCACCTCTAAAACAACCTACTTGTCAGTTTTCGCCGACTTGTTCTCAATACAGCATAGAAGCCATTGAACGTTTCGGAGTGATAAAAGGCACTTATCTTTCCGTTCGAAGAATTTTGAAATGCCATCCGTTTCATGAGGGTGGATATGACCCCGTGCCTGAAAAATGGAAATCTTAGGAGGATTATCAGTTGACAACACCAATTGCAAAAGTACTCGGTATGCTTTTAAAGATGATTTATACCGTCACCCAAAACTACGGACTTGCCATCATATTTTTTACGATTATCGTAAAGCTGGCAATGTTACCGCTTACCCTATCTCAAAATAAATCAATGATGGAGATGAACAAAATCCAACCATTGATTCAGGATATTCAAAAGAAATATCCGAAGGATAAACAAAAGCAGGCAGAACTCACAACACAGCTTTACAAAGAGCACGGTGTCAATCCGATGATGGGTTGCTTACCGTTGCTTGTACAAATGCCTATTTTATTTGCTTTATTTCGTGCATTGCGTAATCCCGTAGAATACGTATTCGGCTCTGAAACATTATTTCAAGTTGCCGATACCAGTTTCTTGTGGCTCAAGAATTTGAGCAGTCCCGACATTATTACCATCGGCGGTTTTGCGTTTCCTTTCATTTTTCCGATTGTTGCCGCAGCAGCAACTTTTATTGACACCAAGATGACAATGTTAAAAAATGACAAGAAAAAGGAAAAACAAAAAGACGGAAAACAAAATCAACCGGAAAATCCGGGAGAAAGCATGCAAAAAACAATGTTATATATGATGCCATTGATGATTTTTTGGTGGGGACGTTCTTTCCCTGCAGGTCTTTCTATCTACTGGGCAGTATCAACACTGTTTTCTATCGCACAACGCAAAATTGTAGAGCGTATCAGTCTGTCAAAAGAAAAGGGTACTCAAGCTATCGAAAGGAGAAAATAAGTATGAGAACAATTGACGTACTTGCAAAAACGAAAGAAGAAGCAATTGCGAAAGCAATGGCGGAATTGAATGTTCCGATGGAACGCCTCGAAGTTGAAGTAATCGAAGAAGCAACCAAAGGCTTTTTGGGATTGATAGGAAAAAAAGAATGCCATATCCGTGTGACGGAGTTAGATGATACTCGTGCAGAAGAATTTGCAACAGAATTTTTGAACGGACTGTTCGAAGTGACTAATACCGATTGTTCCTTTACTTGCGAAAAAGATGAAGATGGCATTTTGCATATCAATGTGGAAGGAGAAGAATCTTCCCTATTCATCGGTCGTCGCGGTGACACATTGGACGCATTGCAAATGTTGACTACTTTGGTGGTAAACAGACAATTGGAAGACTACCAAAAAATTATGATTGACATTGAAGATTATCGTGAAAAGAGAGAAGAATCGCTCACAAACTATGTAAAGAAAATGGCTCGACAAGTTGCAAAATACAAACGCAGTGTAAAATTGGATCCGATGAATCCTTACGATAGAAGAATCGCACATTCCGTATTGCAAGGCGATCCGTATGTAACGACCTACAGTGAAGGAAAAGACCCTTATCGCAGAGTTGTTATCTCACTGAAGAAAGAAAAAAGAGTTCCTCAAATTGCCGAAGATCCGGAAGAATAAAAACAACATCCAAGGTTATTGTCCGCTAAAGGGCAATAACCTTTTTTATACTTATTCGGTCACAAATTTTTGAAGTTGTTATTGTTTCGTACAATATCATTCCAAAAAACACCTCTCTGTCGAATCCTTATTCCTATTTTGCAAAAAGAGTATTCTATGGTAAGATGAAAACAAATCTTTTGGAACATATTTTTAGACATGATAAAAAGGAGAATCCATGAAGTATTATCAGATTTACACATTTGATATCATCGGTACAATCACAGCAATTGCAACAGAAGACTACATTACACATCTTTCTTTCGCAGATCGTTCCTCTTTCTTCCATCCTTCTTCCGAGAAATTGGAACAAAGAGAAACCGCTCTGTTGAAACAACTGAACCGGCAACTTTGGGAATATGTCCGCAAAGAAAGAACCGTCTTTACCGTTCCGTTTTCTGCAAAAGGCACTCCGTTTCAAGAAAAAGTATGGCATCAGCTTTGCCAAATTCCATACGGATGCACCGAAACATACAAAGAAATTGCCGTTGCTATCGGAAATCAGCAAGCATCTCGCGCAGTCGGAATGGCGAACAATAAGAATCCCATCAGCATCCTGATTCCATGTCACAGAGTCATCGGCAGCAATGGAAGTCCTGTAGGATATGCCGGAGGATTGGATAAAAAAATACAATTATTATATTTGGAAGGGAATAACTATGTTTATAGATGATACAATCGCAGCAATTGCTACCGCAACAGGCGAAGGCGGAATCGGAATCATCCGAATCAGCGGTATGCACTCCTTGGAAATTGCAAAAAAAGTCTTTCGCTCTATCTCAAACAAACAGCCGGAAGAGTATCCGCGCACACTGTGTTACGGTCACATTGTCAAAGACAACACCGTTCTTGATGAAGTGCTGACAGTCTATATGCCGGCTCCTCACACCTACACCAAAGAAGACATTGTTGAAATTCAATGTCACGGCGGAATGATTGCAACCAAAATGATTTTGGAATGGGTACTGGAAAACGGCGCAAGAATGGCGGAACACGGGGAATTTACCAAAAGAGCCTTCTTAAACGGTAGAATTGACTTGTCACAGGCAGAAGCAATCAAAGACATCATTTCCGCACAGACGGCAAAAAGCTTTCTTGTTGCCCAAAACCAGTTGCAAGGCAGCATTTCCAACAAAATAAAATCCATTCGAAACAAAGTGACGGAAGATGTTGCAAAAATTACCGTTGCTGTTGATTTTCCGGAAGAAGATACCCCGGAAGTCACCTATGAAGAATTAAAAGAGAGTATGCTTCTTTGCCAAACGGAAATGAAACAACTTCTTGAAACCTTTGAAACAGGACGATTGCTGAAAGAAGGGCTGAAAACCGCCATCATCGGAAAACCGAATGTCGGCAAATCTTCCCTTCTGAATGAAATTTTGCAAGAACAGCGTGCCATTGTGACCGATATCGAAGGAACCACACGCGATGTCATTGAAGAAATGATTACCATTGACGGCGTCCCTCTTCGCATCATCGACACTGCCGGTATCCGCGATACAGAAGACATTGTAGAACAAATCGGCGTAAGTCGTTCCAAAGAAATCATGCAACAAGCTGATTTAGTTCTTGTGCTTCTCGATTTAAGTCGTCCTCTCACGGAAGAAGACCATATTATTTTAGAACAGAGCAAAGAGAAAAAAAGAATTCTTCTGCTTAACAAAACAGATTTGCCTTCCGTTTGGAATCCGAACGAAGAGCCGTCCATTGCAGGAGAGATGGTCATTCAGACCTCCATGTCACAAAAAATCGGAATCGAGACCTTGAAAGAACAAATCAAAGAACTGGTATTTCAAGGACAAGTCATTATCTCAAACGATGGAATGTTAAACAATGTCCGTCACAAAAACTCATTAATTCATGCCATCAAGAGCAGTGAAGATGCCCTCGACTCCATCGAACAGGCACTTCCTCTTGATATCTTGGAAACAGATTTCAAAAACTGTTGGACCTATCTTGGAGAAATCACAGGAGAAACCGTATCAGAAGAGTTGTTGGACACCATCTTCAAAAACTTCTGTATCGGAAAATAAAACCATACTATAAATGAAGGAGATTATCTATGAAAGAAATGTTTGAAATTCTGACAGACTCCACCTTTGACCTTATGCCGAAACAAGTTGATGAATTGAATATATCCGTTGTTCCGATGAGCTTTCAAATGGAAGGTGTCAACTACCTGCATTACCATGATTTTCGACAAATGTCATTAGATGAATTCTATACCAAATTGAAGAAGAACAACTCAGTCAGCACAAGTCAAACAACCCCACATCAATTCTATGAACAATTCCTTCCTTTTGCAAAAGAAGGAAAAAATTTCTTATATATCAGCTTTTCAAGTGGATTGAGTGGAACTTATGATTCGTCCATCCTTGCATTGGATCAACTTCGCACGGAATTTCCGAATGTAACAATGCACGCAGTAGATTCTCTCAGTGCATCCGGTGGGGAAGGACTTGTCGTTTACCTTGCTTGCAAAATGAGAAAGAACGGAGCAACCTTGGAAGAAACAAAACGATGGGTAGAACAAAAAGCATCCAAACACATCGTTCACTGGGTCAGTATCGACAATCTGACACAGTTGTCACGGGGAGGTCGAATCAATCCCGTTCTTGCTTCTGTCGGCAATCTTCTCCATGTCAAACCTCTCCTCTGTGTAACAGAAAAAGGAACCTTGGATTTGAAAGAAAAATGCAGAGGTAACAAAGCCAAATACAAAAATGCTGTCGACACCCTCACTCAAAAATGGCTTCCTAACGAACATAGTGAAATCATTATCTTTCATGCGAATGCGAAAGAAGACGCATTGAAACTCAAAACACTTTTGGAAGAACAAGAGATTGTAAAACAGTACCAACCACATATCATGCTCTCCCAAATAGGACCGGTCATTGCATCACACACCGGACAAGGTGCTGTATGTATGGCATTCTACGGAACCGAAAGATAGGATACGACATAGGATAGCAATTCCAATCATTTGCATCAAAGTGATTGGAATTGCTGTTTTTATAAAAAACAACACTCTTACAAGCGTCCACTCCATCTTCTCCCATTTCTATCCTCTGTTCCAGTTTCATTTTTGAAATATTCATCGTATCCGGACATATCAGAAGAGTCATTCCAACGCAAAATTGATATATTTTTTATTCTGTGCTATGATGAACAATATGGTAAGAGATTATCAATCAAAAGTTCTGTAGTAAGAGGTAATCTCCTCTTACAAAAGAGCCTTTCTACATAGAACAAGCGGAATGGAGGTTTTACTATCAGCGCGCAAAAAAAATTGTTTTTACGATATGTCATTCCATCTATTGCAGCGATGTGGGTTTTTTCAATCTACACCATGGTAGACGGGTTTTTCGTTGCAAAATTTGTCGGAGAACAAACTCTCTCCGCTATCAATGTCGTTCTTCCGTTCATCAACGGAATTTTTTCAATCGCGATTTTATTTTCTACCGGAACAGCTACTTTGGTGGGAATTTCACTTGGAGAAAACAATCACAAAAAAGCAAACGCACTCTTTACGTTCACCACGGTTGTAGAATTACTGTTCTCCATCTTGTTATATGTTGTATGTCGATTGAATATCATACACCTTGCAAGTTTCTTAGGTGCCACACCGTCTATTGTCAGTGATGTTACCACCTATCTGAAAATCATTCTGTTATTTAACAGCTTCTTTATTATTTCTTACAATTTGGAAGTGCTTGTGAAAACTGACGGATTCCCTGCACTTGCAACAATCGGAGTGTTGCTGAGTGCATTCACCAACATCTTCTTGGACTATCTTTTTGTCGGAGTATTTCACTGGGGCATTTCAGGAGCTGCTTGGGCAACCGGTATCGCTCAAGTATTTTCCACAGCGTTATTTATGACTCACTTTCTTTCAAAACGCTCTGTGTTAAAATTTCGTAGCTTTGAATGGGATTTTAAGATTTATGCCAAAATTTTATTTATCGGATTCGGAAGCTTTATCTCGGAAATTTCTACCGGTGTCATCATTTTCTTATATAACAATCATATTGTAAAAGTGATTGGAGAAACAGGCTTGATTTCATACACCGTACTCTCGTATATCAATCTGTTTGTCAGTATGTCCATGATTGGTCTCACACAGGGAATGCAACCGCTCGTAAGTTATTACTACGGCAAAAAAGATCCGGACTCCTACCATAAATTTCTCAAATTTTCTTTCATCGGAATTTTAGGATTATCCGCGACCTTCTATGTCATCACTCTATTATTCCGTCAACAGCTGACCGGCATCTTCATTCGTGCGGAGCATGCAGAGTTGTTCGCATATACACAAAGAGCGCTGTTCTACTTTGCACCGTCCTTCTTATTGATTGGATTTAATTTATTGATTTCCGGATATTTTGCATCCATCGGATACGCAAAACACTCCCTTATCATTGCCATTGCAAGAGGGTTCCTCTTTATTTGGATAGCACTTTCGGTAGCAACCTATTTACAAAAAGATACCTTGTTGTGGTTATCTTCGTTCTTCTCAGAACTCATCACACTACTGGTATCCATCTTACTGATACTATCCATCATGAAAAAGAAAAACCTCTCTTCTATAAACGAAGAGCAGACATCTTAACATTTTGAAAGAAATGCTCTGTTTCACCTTCTCATCATGAAAGTAAGTGAAATAGAGTAGTGGAGTAAACCATGAATCGTAACTTAACATGATAACAAAGGTCAGGTAAGTATCCGTACTCAGAGTATAGCGGACCATAAAATAAGTGAAACAAATCATAGTATCACATATTTTCATACTATAAAAAATAGCATTAGGATGATTCCTAATGCTATTTCTATCTAAACTTCATTTCTATCAAATTTATGTTCTATCCATTAAGCTCTTTTTGTTTTCAAAACCGCTTTACAGATTCCTACCGTAATAACTACCGACAGAATTGCTTCGGGGATTCCGTTATGAATCGCAACTCCCGTAAACAATGTTGCCACAGCTGATGTGCTCATATCAAGTTTTTCAGCCAATTTCCCGCTATATAACAAATATCCCAAGCCCAATACTCCGACCGTATTTGTCAATGTTCCCAAGAATGCCGCAACAGACATTGCAACAGAATCATTTTTCACACGAGTTGAAATCGCACGGTACACAAAGTATGTGACCAAACCGATTAACATTCTCGGCAAAATGGAAATCAACGGATTCCAAAAAATAAATGATGTCGGCAAAGGTACCAGAAACGCTCTTACCATAGATACGATTCCGAACAACAATCCTACCATCATCCCAATCATAGGTCCTTCCAAAATCGCTCCGACAATAACAGGAATGTGCATTGTGGTAACCGAAATTGCACCTACTGTGATAAAACCTAATGGCGTAAAGCCCAATACTGCTGAAATTGCCCCAAGCATCCCGACTACTGTCAGTTGGCGAGTGGACATTCCTTTTTTTGATACTTCTTGCATCGTTTTTTCTCCTTTCGTTCCAGTTCTTAACCAAGATACCGGACTATTCAGTTTTTTATTACCGAAAAGTATTATACGCCTCTCTTGTTGAAAAATCAATCCTTTCTATCTCAAAATGTTATATTTCTATTTCAAAAATCAATCCTCTCTCTCATTAATTTGATAATTCACTCCAAAACGTTGTCCACCCTCAACCTTCTTTAAAAAACATTAAACCACTACACACATTGTTTTTCCAATATATATAGCGGTTTTTATCAACACTTTTTGTCCTATAGGTCTCTTAATCACTTCCGTGTTGAGCAGATAGCGTTCATTATACTGATATCTATTAAAACTCACATTGCTACTCCAATCTCTATCAGCAATACTTCTAATCCTGTCATCCTCTATCTTCATTCATTACAGGATATGTCATTTATCTACTATCCGGTAGGTTTTCATATTAAACCCTACTGTATCATACAGTTTGCACTATACAAAAAGAAAAAGCGGAAAGAAATCTCTCCGCTTTTTCTGCTTCTATTTTATTTAATATCTTGTTATTTTTGTTTTTTTGCTGCTACATCTGCCAAATAATATTTACCTGGTGTATTGAAATATTCTTTGGCAAGTTCTCTTACTTTTGGTGCCAATGCGATTACTGCAATCATGTTAGGGATAATAATCAATGCCAAGAATACGTCAGTGATGTCGAACAATGTTCCCAAGTCAGGATAAAGTCCTCCTACGATTGCTACAATATACACAAATTTCCAATATTTAGCAAATTTTGTTCCGAATAAGAATTCTGCTTGTTTTTCTCCATAGAATGTAATTACGATGATAGTTGATAATACGAATAAAATAACACAAATTGTTACAAGAGCATCTCCAGCAGAGCCGTATACTGCTCTAAATGCCATAGAAGGCATTCCTCCTGCATTAGCAGGTTCAACAGCTGTCCAAGCTCCGGATACCAATACGGTCAATGCTGTTACAGTACATACAATCAATGTATCCACAACTACTTCAAAGATAGCCCATAACCCTTGTCTTACAGGGTGATCTACTGTTGCGGTAGAGTGGGCGATAGGTGCAGTACCCATACCTGCTTCATTGGAGTATACTCCACGAGCAGCTCCCCAACGAAGAGCCAATTTAACAGTAGTCCCGGCAAATGCTCCTGTTGCTGCATGTCCGGTAAATGCTCCCGCAAAAATATTTCCTAATACCACAGGAATATTTGCAATATTAAGTGCTATAATTCCTAATGCCGCTACGATATAGATACCCGCCATCAAAGGCACCAATTTATCTGTAACACTTGCAATACGTTTAAATCCACCAACAACTACAAGTAACACTACTATAACCAATGCTGCAATGATTCCGATTTTAAAATTTTGTAATTGAGCAGGATTTTCTTGAATTGATTGTGGTAACAGTGTTACTACATTTTGAACGATAGACGCTCCTTGTGTTGAAATAGATGGAGCAATTTCTATCATAAGTAAAAATGCAAACCAATAACCGAAGAATTTACCGATTCCTCCCAAACCTAATTCTCCAAGCCCCTTCGCACAATAGTAAAAAGGTCCTCCGGAATGTTCTCCTTTTTCATTTGTTTCACGGTAATGAACCCCTAGAACGATTTCCACAAACTTTGTAGCACAACCTAAGATTGCAAGAATCCACATCCAAAAAACTGCTCCCGGACCACCATATGCAATCGCAACAGGTACTCCGATAATGTTAGATGCACCGATACTTGATGCAAGTGCCGCAACCGCAGCTGAGAATGGTGATACTGCGTTTGGATCATCCGTTTTCGGTTTAGAGAACATCTTACCGAATGTTTGAGAACAAACATAAGGGAATCTTGTGAGTTGCAATGCTTTCAATTGCAATGTACACCAAATTCCACCACCACCGATTAAGATTAGTATTGGGGGACCCCAAAACCAACCTGCAAATGATACCATAATTTTCATAATAGATTCCATAATGCCCTCCTTAACGTTTCTATAACTTGAATACCAAAATAGAAGCGACCATTTCCCTACAGTATGTAAGAAAGAGACATATCCTTGTAACGGACACACCTCAAGCATTTTAATCACTTAGACTAAAATGCCGATGGTTTTTTAAGATATTAATTCTTGCTCTAAGTATAACAATATTCTAAGAAGTAAGCAATCTATTTTTTATAAAATTTGTTTTTTATTTTCTGAATTTTCTTATCACAACTTTTTATTTTGAATACATCATTCTCTTTATTCTGTTTTTTTGATACAATTTTTGATTTTCTTCAAAACAGCACCGTGCATCCATTTATTTCAAACAAAATTATTTTGCATTCTTCTTAATTCATTTTGTTTGAAATGAATATGATAATAAACGATACAAACAAACACTATGACTATACAAATCATCTTAAACAACCTATCTTAAACATAGGGCAACAGATATCGTTCGAATCAATTTCAACAAAGAAAAGGATACTCTTCTCCCGAGATGATCTGTTTTGATTCTTCTTTATCATAAACTGAATACCACAATCCGTTCCATTTGCCTTCTATAATAATTTAATATCGTTATGCATCATTCCACGACTCCAATCTCTGTATTCAAC
Coding sequences within it:
- a CDS encoding alanine/glycine:cation symporter family protein, which gives rise to MESIMKIMVSFAGWFWGPPILILIGGGGIWCTLQLKALQLTRFPYVCSQTFGKMFSKPKTDDPNAVSPFSAAVAALASSIGASNIIGVPVAIAYGGPGAVFWMWILAILGCATKFVEIVLGVHYRETNEKGEHSGGPFYYCAKGLGELGLGGIGKFFGYWFAFLLMIEIAPSISTQGASIVQNVVTLLPQSIQENPAQLQNFKIGIIAALVIVVLLVVVGGFKRIASVTDKLVPLMAGIYIVAALGIIALNIANIPVVLGNIFAGAFTGHAATGAFAGTTVKLALRWGAARGVYSNEAGMGTAPIAHSTATVDHPVRQGLWAIFEVVVDTLIVCTVTALTVLVSGAWTAVEPANAGGMPSMAFRAVYGSAGDALVTICVILFVLSTIIVITFYGEKQAEFLFGTKFAKYWKFVYIVAIVGGLYPDLGTLFDITDVFLALIIIPNMIAVIALAPKVRELAKEYFNTPGKYYLADVAAKKQK